The window CGTTCTCACCGCTATAACCCTCTCGAACGCGGGCACGCCGCCGCCCGGCGGCTCCGGTACGACGGGGAACCGCGGCTCGCCTTTCAGAAAGTAACTCGCATACGGGCTTGATTCGTACTTGCCCTTCACATTTCTGTCGCCAGTCACTACCGTCGTTTCCGGATGAGCAGCAATCCAGTCCCTCCACAGAACGACCGCGCACGGCAGCGTTTCGAGCTTCGTACCCGCGGCCGGCCCCGCGATCGCGCGCGCGCCGAGCTGGCTCCACAGGCTTTCGTCCTCCGGCTTCTCGCGCCGGTCGAATAAAAGCTGGTTCGAGTTGCACAGAAGCCCGCTCACGCCGAACTCGAGCGTCTCGCCGCCGACGCGCCGGTCGAAGACGGCGACGCTGTCGCACAGCGGCGAGTACGTAATCAAAACCGGCAGGCCGCCCAGCGTATCGTTCGCCGCTTCATGCCACGCCATCACCCGCAAAGGATATGCCCGCGCCTCGCCGCCGATTTCGACGCCGATCACGCGATCCGACGGGACGAGGAATTTGGAATGCTCCCGCCTGCGCTGCTGCTCGTTTATCGCTTCCACTTCCGCGCCGTGCACGTTTTCCGGTTCGACCAGCGCCCGGATGCCGTCCTTGGGCAGCCCGCCCGCGACGACCGAGCCGCGCGCCGCGTCTATATTGGATAGGTCGAATCCGTACGTATCAGGATTTTTGCCGTCGCCGGGATGCTTCGCCTTCGCGCCGAGCGACGGAAGAACGAGCCTGATCGCCAGCAAAAGCGAAAGTAGAACGACCAGCGCTATCAGCCAGCCGAGGGAGCGGGCGATCTGCGCCGGCGTCGGCGCGCGGCCGGGTTGAGCTTCGGCGCGTTGCGCGGATTTGCGTTTATTTTTCTTCATCGCCTGACGGGGCGGAGCGCTCCGCCGCCCAGGCATTATAGGACGCGATGAACTTTTGCGCCGAGCGATCCGCCCCGCGGTCCGCGGGAATCCTGTCCCCCACCATCGCGACCATCAGAAGGAAGAGGTACGCGATGCTGGCCGCGAACACGCCGCGCGCCGCCGCGCCCGTGCGCTTCCGCCAAAGAAGCACTCCGGCCGCAAGAAACGCAAGGCCAAGCAACGCGCTCGCCGCGGCGAAATATCCCCCCGCGATTCCGAAAATCGAAAGCGCGAGCGCGAGCGGGACCAGAGCCGCGATGTAGAGAACGGCAAGCCGCGCGCTCGTCCGCCCGTCGGAATCTTCCAGCGAAAGCATTTTGAATCCCGCGCGCGCGTAATCCTTGCGGTAAAGCCAGCCGAGCGCCAGGAAATGCGGGATTTGCCACACGAAAAGGATCGCGAACAGCGCCAGCCCGCCGAGTCCGATCCCGCCAGTCGCCGCCGTCCATCCCATAAGCGGCGGGATCGCGCCCGTGAGCGCGCCCGCGAGCGTACACACCGGCGTGGTTTTTTTCATCGGCGTGTACGCGAGGACGTAAATCAGAATCGACGCCAGGGCGAGCGCCGCGGTCAGAAGGTTAGAAAATCCGGCGAGAAGCGCTACGCCCGCCGCGCACATTGCCAGCGCCCAGCCCAGAGCCGCGCCGCCCGTCATTCTTCCCGAAGGCAGCGGCCGCTTCATCGTGCGGCGCATCAGCCCGTCCGGCGAGGCTTCCACCCACTGGTTAAGCGCGTTCGCCCCGCCCGCGGCCAGCGCTGTGCCGAGCGTGCACCACAATAATCCCGGCCAGTCTATAACCGCGCCCTGCGCGAGAGCGAATCCGGCCGCCGCGGTCAGCGCGACGAGCAGCGTCAGCCGCGCTTTGGCGAGCTCAAGTACGAGCCCCGCGAGCGGCGTTCTGCGTGCGAAGGTCGCTGTATCGGTCATTGACGGAAGTATATACCGTGAAGCGTCGCGTTTGGACTTAAATCTGCAAGTGCCTTTTCGAGCTGATGAGATTATGAATTTCAAAACCTCACCTCCGCCGCGCTTTCCAGTTCGACGCGCCCGATGCCAGCGCGAAAAGGTTCACCGCGGCCGCTGGCGCCGCCGCAGCGCCGGCGACCAGCGCAAGCGGAACCGAATAGAAATCCGCAAGCCAAAACATCATGAAATCCGCGGGCACGACGAGAAACGAGAACAGCGCGCCAAGCGCGATCCCCGCCGCGGGCAGCCTGAATATCCCCGAAAGAGTGAGGGACGAGATGAAAAGGAAATTTATCACGTTCATGAGAATCACGGACG is drawn from bacterium and contains these coding sequences:
- a CDS encoding DUF3179 domain-containing protein; amino-acid sequence: MKKNKRKSAQRAEAQPGRAPTPAQIARSLGWLIALVVLLSLLLAIRLVLPSLGAKAKHPGDGKNPDTYGFDLSNIDAARGSVVAGGLPKDGIRALVEPENVHGAEVEAINEQQRRREHSKFLVPSDRVIGVEIGGEARAYPLRVMAWHEAANDTLGGLPVLITYSPLCDSVAVFDRRVGGETLEFGVSGLLCNSNQLLFDRREKPEDESLWSQLGARAIAGPAAGTKLETLPCAVVLWRDWIAAHPETTVVTGDRNVKGKYESSPYASYFLKGEPRFPVVPEPPGGGVPAFERVIAVRTRDSSAVFFFGDIAANAGEGGVFETKVGETPLSLRYTPETETYEPPTVEAVAEKPGAITSVTYSFWFAWYAFWAAGK
- the cyoE gene encoding protoheme IX farnesyltransferase encodes the protein MTDTATFARRTPLAGLVLELAKARLTLLVALTAAAGFALAQGAVIDWPGLLWCTLGTALAAGGANALNQWVEASPDGLMRRTMKRPLPSGRMTGGAALGWALAMCAAGVALLAGFSNLLTAALALASILIYVLAYTPMKKTTPVCTLAGALTGAIPPLMGWTAATGGIGLGGLALFAILFVWQIPHFLALGWLYRKDYARAGFKMLSLEDSDGRTSARLAVLYIAALVPLALALSIFGIAGGYFAAASALLGLAFLAAGVLLWRKRTGAAARGVFAASIAYLFLLMVAMVGDRIPADRGADRSAQKFIASYNAWAAERSAPSGDEEK